In Fodinibius saliphilus, a genomic segment contains:
- a CDS encoding FAD-binding domain-containing protein, which translates to MEGINNKRVFKRNDEKPNGEGDYVLYWMQINRRFQYNFALEYAVKLANHLNKPLLIYEGLSCDYPWAADRFHYFLMEGMAENRAYAQRNDLNYYSYLEDEPGAGDGLLYALANDACAVVSDEYPVFIIREHNEKVGPKLDIPYTTVDSNGLIPLGITEKAPYNAYFFRKIMQRNFLSCYKNGPKKNPLKELENRSTVTLPSKFLNKYPRANSHLDEPDSFISSLDINHEVDKIELDGSREAALTRLDQFIQNGLKEYDDKRNDPDEEKTSRLSPWLHFGKISEYEIVDAVLKHQPKGWDLEDITFNKGSTGGFFNGDPNVDGFLDEVITWREVGFHFAHHEPDYDTYDSLPDWALKTLEKHKNDPREYIYELEEFAQSQTHDEIWNAAQTQLREEGIIHNYLRMLWGKKVLEWTPNPETALAYLIELNNRYAIDGRDPNSYSGIFWIFGRFDRAWQERPIYGKTRYMTSDSTRKKVKLDEYLQKYGSRGSQQALEL; encoded by the coding sequence ATGGAAGGAATTAATAATAAGCGCGTTTTTAAACGAAATGATGAAAAGCCAAACGGGGAAGGTGATTATGTTCTTTACTGGATGCAGATAAACAGGCGTTTTCAGTATAATTTTGCGTTGGAATATGCCGTTAAGTTGGCAAACCATCTAAATAAGCCTCTGCTAATTTACGAGGGGCTTAGCTGTGATTATCCTTGGGCAGCAGATCGTTTTCATTATTTCCTAATGGAAGGAATGGCAGAAAACCGGGCTTATGCTCAAAGAAATGATCTTAATTATTACTCCTATCTTGAGGATGAACCGGGAGCAGGTGATGGTTTGCTATATGCATTGGCAAATGACGCTTGTGCTGTTGTTTCAGATGAATATCCCGTTTTCATAATCCGTGAACATAATGAGAAGGTCGGTCCTAAACTTGATATCCCATATACAACGGTAGATTCCAATGGCCTTATTCCATTAGGGATTACGGAAAAGGCTCCATATAATGCTTATTTCTTTCGTAAAATAATGCAGCGAAACTTTTTAAGCTGCTATAAAAATGGGCCAAAGAAAAATCCGTTAAAAGAATTAGAAAACAGAAGTACGGTTACTTTACCTTCAAAGTTTTTAAATAAGTATCCTCGTGCTAATTCACATCTTGATGAGCCTGATTCTTTTATCAGTTCGTTAGATATCAACCATGAGGTCGATAAAATTGAGTTGGATGGTAGCCGAGAGGCTGCATTAACTCGATTAGATCAATTTATTCAAAACGGACTAAAGGAATATGATGACAAACGTAATGATCCGGATGAGGAAAAAACAAGTCGGTTAAGTCCTTGGCTGCATTTTGGTAAAATATCGGAGTACGAGATTGTAGATGCTGTTTTAAAGCACCAGCCGAAAGGGTGGGACCTTGAGGATATTACTTTTAACAAGGGATCAACTGGCGGTTTCTTTAACGGTGATCCCAATGTGGATGGATTCTTGGATGAAGTGATTACTTGGCGGGAAGTTGGCTTCCATTTTGCCCATCATGAGCCGGACTATGATACGTATGATTCTCTGCCCGACTGGGCGTTGAAGACTCTTGAAAAACATAAAAATGATCCGCGCGAGTATATTTATGAGTTGGAAGAGTTTGCCCAGTCACAAACCCACGATGAGATCTGGAATGCAGCACAGACACAGTTGCGAGAGGAGGGGATTATCCATAATTATCTGCGAATGCTGTGGGGCAAAAAGGTGCTTGAGTGGACGCCCAATCCTGAGACCGCTTTGGCATATTTGATTGAACTCAATAATCGGTATGCAATTGATGGACGTGATCCCAATAGCTATTCGGGTATTTTCTGGATATTTGGGAGGTTCGACCGTGCATGGCAAGAACGCCCGATCTATGGGAAAACTCGCTATATGACCAGTGATAGCACAAGAAAGAAAGTTAAGCTTGATGAATATCTGCAGAAATATGGAAGCCGGGGCAGTCAGCAGGCATTGGAGCTATGA
- a CDS encoding purine-nucleoside phosphorylase has protein sequence MSLPDFTTSIINYLEEKGGKKLEAAVILGSGLGSFADAIQRPNKIPYSDIPGMPHSSVEGHAGELIFGEINGKQMIAFSGRFHHYEGFSFEETATPVYIADALGAKKLIISNAAGAINTSFSVGDLMVIEGVIRNNLSISPRGYSKHRYLHHQWVDKVRSLAADLKLVTQQGTYMYVTGPNYETKAEIRSFRKMGADAVGMSTAPELFEAARLELKSVAISLISNMASGVTKGKLDHNEVNAAADSRKEDFAKLVSKLIEEF, from the coding sequence ATGTCATTACCCGACTTTACTACGTCTATTATTAACTACTTGGAAGAAAAAGGGGGCAAAAAGCTTGAAGCAGCTGTCATTTTAGGATCCGGGCTAGGCAGCTTTGCTGATGCTATCCAGAGACCCAACAAAATACCGTACAGTGATATTCCTGGGATGCCTCATTCTTCGGTAGAGGGACATGCCGGTGAACTGATTTTTGGAGAAATAAATGGAAAGCAGATGATAGCCTTTTCGGGACGTTTCCATCACTACGAAGGTTTTTCGTTTGAAGAAACTGCCACCCCTGTTTATATCGCCGATGCACTTGGGGCTAAAAAGCTTATCATTTCAAATGCAGCAGGTGCTATTAATACCTCATTTTCAGTAGGTGACTTGATGGTAATTGAAGGCGTTATTCGTAATAATCTGTCTATCTCTCCACGCGGCTATTCTAAACACCGTTACCTGCACCACCAATGGGTGGATAAAGTACGCAGCTTGGCAGCTGACTTAAAGCTAGTTACCCAGCAGGGCACTTACATGTATGTAACGGGGCCCAACTATGAAACCAAGGCCGAAATACGCTCATTTCGTAAAATGGGTGCTGATGCTGTGGGTATGTCAACGGCCCCCGAACTTTTTGAAGCAGCACGACTGGAATTGAAATCAGTTGCCATTTCGCTCATCAGTAACATGGCCTCCGGAGTTACCAAGGGTAAATTAGACCATAACGAGGTTAATGCAGCAGCTGACTCTCGTAAAGAAGATTTTGCTAAACTAGTTAGCAAGTTAATTGAAGAGTTCTAA
- a CDS encoding MBL fold metallo-hydrolase: MNTKTISAHALYEGTFSVGLDKKFNRIDRNDSPAKGALKISLNPFLIQSGNKNILFDVGIGDFGEGTSTETIKENLAEYGLTEYEITDIFASHLHYDHIGGLAGRSSGFWELTFPDAKLWVSKKGWKKTIEKEEYYDEEKTQFIHFLDAKADLHLMDDEDQPYPEITVQKIGGHTEFSQVLLLDDGSQKYMMAGDVLATRGEVNRKFAAKYDFDANQSMLARKQLLKRAYEEQFMLMGYHDSHHPLFMLTDYDEQQGYKIEAI, from the coding sequence ATGAACACAAAAACGATATCCGCACATGCCCTGTATGAAGGCACCTTTAGTGTTGGACTTGATAAAAAGTTTAATCGTATTGACCGCAATGATTCCCCCGCCAAAGGAGCATTGAAAATTTCCCTTAATCCTTTTCTAATTCAATCAGGCAACAAAAACATTCTGTTTGATGTAGGTATCGGTGATTTTGGAGAAGGTACAAGCACCGAAACAATTAAGGAAAATCTTGCGGAATACGGACTTACAGAATATGAGATCACCGACATCTTTGCCAGCCACCTGCACTATGATCATATTGGTGGGTTAGCCGGTCGGTCTTCCGGTTTCTGGGAACTTACTTTTCCGGATGCCAAACTATGGGTCTCTAAAAAAGGCTGGAAAAAAACCATAGAAAAAGAAGAATATTACGACGAAGAAAAAACGCAGTTTATCCATTTTCTGGATGCTAAAGCAGATCTGCACTTAATGGATGATGAGGACCAACCCTATCCGGAAATTACTGTACAAAAAATTGGCGGGCATACTGAATTTTCACAGGTACTCCTCTTAGATGACGGTTCTCAAAAGTATATGATGGCTGGAGATGTACTGGCAACACGCGGTGAGGTCAACCGGAAATTTGCTGCCAAATATGATTTTGATGCCAACCAGAGTATGCTTGCTCGTAAACAGCTGCTAAAAAGGGCTTACGAAGAACAATTTATGTTGATGGGGTATCACGACTCGCACCACCCGCTCTTTATGCTCACCGATTATGACGAACAACAGGGATATAAAATTGAAGCCATATAA